A stretch of the bacterium SCSIO 12827 genome encodes the following:
- a CDS encoding winged helix-turn-helix transcriptional regulator, whose product MSTDALSETFQALADPTRRAILARLASGEASVSELSEPFAMSMPAISRHLKVLERAGLIERGRQAQWRPCRLNGEGLKPVFDWVEEYRRFWEQSFDRLEAYLEEIQKKDASDERH is encoded by the coding sequence ATGAGCACAGACGCCCTCAGCGAAACCTTCCAGGCCCTGGCCGACCCGACCCGTCGGGCCATCCTGGCGCGGCTTGCCTCGGGCGAGGCGTCGGTGTCGGAACTTAGCGAGCCGTTCGCCATGTCCATGCCCGCGATCTCCCGGCATCTGAAGGTGCTGGAGCGCGCTGGCCTGATCGAACGCGGCCGCCAGGCGCAATGGCGGCCCTGCCGCTTGAACGGCGAGGGGTTGAAGCCGGTCTTTGACTGGGTCGAAGAATACCGCCGGTTCTGGGAGCAGAGCTTCGACCGGCTTGAAGCCTATTTGGAAGAAATACAGAAAAAGGATGCCAGCGATGAGCGGCACTAA
- the pdxY gene encoding pyridoxal kinase, with protein sequence MSVLSFHSRVSRGYVGNSAVVPALQSLGRDVAAVDTVVLSNHPGHRTVTGRRVPAEEVRALADAVLVLAGTPAFRAVMTGYMAGVDTARAALGVVDRVKAARAGAFYVCDPILGDRDEGIYVDDALVPFFRGDALPRADLALPNAFELEQLTGDRVVDVGTAVAAAHALRARGTGAVVVTSVPDHPDPNLGGLMIGTLAVDDEGEWLIEAPKLTRRAKGAGDVFAGLIIGHLLTGMALRDAAARATASVHGLLEAADESDLDLPVIRRRELLVTPERSFKPQAVR encoded by the coding sequence ATGTCCGTTCTGTCCTTCCATTCCCGGGTTTCCCGGGGCTACGTGGGCAACAGCGCCGTTGTGCCGGCGCTGCAGTCCCTAGGCCGCGACGTCGCCGCCGTGGATACGGTCGTGCTGTCCAATCATCCGGGTCACCGCACGGTGACCGGCCGCCGGGTGCCCGCCGAAGAAGTCCGCGCATTGGCCGACGCGGTCCTGGTGCTGGCCGGGACCCCCGCCTTCCGTGCGGTGATGACCGGTTACATGGCCGGGGTCGATACGGCGCGGGCGGCGCTTGGTGTCGTCGACCGGGTCAAGGCGGCGCGCGCCGGGGCATTCTATGTCTGTGATCCAATCCTGGGCGACCGGGATGAAGGCATCTACGTGGACGACGCCCTGGTGCCGTTCTTTCGCGGCGACGCCCTGCCGCGCGCCGATTTGGCCCTGCCTAATGCCTTCGAGCTGGAACAGCTGACCGGCGACCGGGTGGTCGACGTCGGCACGGCCGTGGCCGCCGCCCATGCATTGCGCGCGCGGGGCACGGGGGCCGTGGTCGTGACCTCCGTGCCCGATCACCCAGATCCGAACCTGGGCGGATTGATGATCGGGACACTCGCCGTCGACGACGAGGGCGAATGGCTGATCGAGGCGCCGAAACTGACCCGCCGGGCGAAAGGGGCGGGCGACGTGTTCGCGGGCTTGATCATCGGACATCTGCTCACCGGCATGGCATTGCGCGATGCGGCGGCGCGGGCCACGGCCTCGGTTCATGGGTTGCTGGAAGCGGCCGATGAAAGTGATCTGGATCTACCGGTGATCCGTCGCCGCGAGCTTCTGGTGACGCCCGAACGCAGCTTCAAACCACAAGCCGTGCGCTGA